The Lutibacter sp. Hel_I_33_5 genome has a window encoding:
- a CDS encoding NAD(P)/FAD-dependent oxidoreductase — protein sequence MVKEIQLRVNLIEEKKEGTLLFKASKFLKVDKTEITAVKVLRKSIDARKKDIIFNYKVAVYINEQLPEKSDYIFEYKDVSNAKEIHIVGFGPAGMYAALRCIELGYKPVVLERGKNVQDRRRDLRAINQEHFVNEDSNYCFGEGGAGTYSDGKLYTRSLKRGDVRRIFENLVFHGASEQILVDAHPHIGTNKLPKIIQNIRENILKYGGEIHFDTRVTDFIIKNNKLQAIQLNDSKEMAVNSVILATGHSARDIYELLHRKNIALKAKSFAMGVRVEHPQEIIDQIQYSCDGKRDDLLPAAAYSLVQQVNNRGVYSFCMCPGGFIVPAATANGEVVVNGMSPSRRNNRFANSGIVVELDIDNDFKKYEKFGALKGLEFQKDLEKIAFYAGGRSQVAPAQRLVDFVEGKLSSDLNDTSYQPGLKSAPLHSLLPKIIGSRLRKGFAAFGKKMHGYYTNEANIVGVESRTSSPVNIPRKENLEHPEIEGLFPCGEGGGYAGGIISAAMDGERCAEAVVNLL from the coding sequence ATGGTTAAAGAGATTCAACTTAGAGTAAATTTAATAGAAGAAAAAAAGGAAGGTACTTTACTTTTTAAAGCTTCTAAATTCCTTAAAGTTGATAAAACCGAAATTACAGCAGTTAAAGTCTTACGAAAATCGATTGACGCTCGTAAGAAAGATATCATCTTTAATTATAAAGTTGCCGTATATATTAATGAACAACTTCCTGAAAAATCTGATTATATTTTTGAATATAAAGATGTTTCTAATGCCAAAGAAATACATATTGTAGGTTTTGGTCCTGCTGGTATGTATGCTGCCTTACGGTGTATAGAATTAGGCTACAAACCTGTAGTTTTAGAACGCGGAAAAAATGTACAAGATAGACGTAGGGATTTACGCGCTATAAATCAAGAACATTTTGTGAACGAAGATTCTAATTATTGTTTTGGCGAAGGTGGCGCAGGCACGTATTCTGACGGTAAATTATACACTCGATCTTTAAAACGTGGTGATGTACGACGTATTTTTGAAAACCTAGTTTTTCATGGTGCTAGTGAACAAATTTTAGTAGATGCACATCCGCATATTGGAACCAATAAATTACCCAAAATCATTCAGAATATTCGAGAAAACATTTTAAAATATGGTGGAGAAATTCATTTTGACACGCGTGTTACAGACTTTATCATTAAGAATAATAAACTACAAGCAATTCAATTAAATGATTCAAAAGAAATGGCTGTCAATTCAGTTATTTTAGCAACGGGGCATTCTGCAAGAGATATTTACGAATTATTACACAGAAAAAACATTGCTTTAAAAGCGAAGTCTTTTGCCATGGGAGTTCGTGTAGAGCATCCTCAAGAAATCATCGATCAAATACAATATAGTTGTGATGGAAAAAGAGATGATTTATTACCAGCAGCGGCTTACAGTTTAGTTCAACAAGTAAACAACAGAGGAGTTTATTCTTTTTGCATGTGTCCTGGCGGATTTATAGTTCCTGCTGCAACTGCAAATGGTGAAGTTGTTGTAAACGGAATGTCGCCAAGTAGAAGAAATAATAGATTTGCAAACTCAGGAATTGTAGTCGAATTAGATATTGATAACGATTTTAAGAAATACGAAAAATTTGGCGCGTTAAAAGGATTAGAATTTCAAAAAGATTTAGAGAAAATTGCGTTTTATGCGGGCGGAAGAAGTCAAGTAGCTCCTGCGCAACGATTAGTCGATTTTGTAGAAGGTAAACTTTCATCAGATTTAAACGACACTTCCTATCAACCCGGATTAAAGTCTGCTCCCCTACACTCTTTATTACCTAAAATAATTGGAAGCAGATTGCGAAAAGGTTTTGCGGCTTTTGGCAAAAAAATGCACGGATATTATACCAATGAAGCAAATATTGTAGGGGTTGAATCTAGAACCTCCTCTCCCGTTAACATTCCAAGAAAAGAGAATTTAGAACACCCAGAAATTGAAGGTTTATTTCCTTGTGGCGAAGGCGGAGGTTATGCAGGTGGTATAATTTCTGCTGCTATGGATGGGGAACGTTGTGCAGAGGCGGTAGTTAATCTATTATAA
- a CDS encoding T9SS type A sorting domain-containing protein, which yields MNKLLLKKAFNHCFIKQKKYLPFLFAIFISTQFLNSQVTISPWEINQGAGIFTHFNPSHGHPSAYALANIPTSNNPNWSAAPTDANGAIQYSVTSILTNCRQQLNFTYFQTSINIPSAFNVNDLNVSFSAADDGARAYIFNSDHPNGAFIGQIQGVPVTANYASLSKAGELNRLVIVQFDDCPTGNNLTGAQVRVNGQTAPISNVSITANKASCPSKTDGSATANSSGGQPPYTYAWSNGQTTQTATNLSPGSYTVTARDANGTTSSASTVVGSATGADKDGDGIIDSCDLDDDNDGVLDTDECLDSNFFWSSAPTVNGKTATGMINGIGYTYTSTVNVRSTSNMFSHSTFPASYNVPNANPTIQNIEPSSNTLTFDQPMTNPVLVFSSIGGGPISVPINFSAPVDVLWSTHVGNGSSFVQNSPTQITGKEAYTIVRMNGTFSSISFDYLIYENYVNFAFGADFFEFCDTDGDGIDDVFDTDSDNDGCPDAIEAGHLDNDNNGVLGSSPVAVDANGLVLNQGGYSGTTALVIDDQQNGCNEPPVASCKNITVSADENCSASILYTDIDNGSSDPDGDVLTYSLSTNGPFTLGTHSVTLTVTDPSGESSSCTTTITVEDTTAPVTPTLADILGECSATATTPTTTDNCAGTITGTTNDSLEYKTQGNHQITWSFDDGNGNIATATQNVIVSDVTAPTVITQDISIDLDANGNAIITPQQIDNGSNDACGIESITLDNNSFDCSNVGGGNTENQLAYMSQTNQGWQNWTGELGLDFDLTSNLTINTLGAFDHNSDGINGGINGGIRVAIFNRNTQTIVQGLDITIAGSGDPLVDNFRIRAISPVVLGTGQYTIVAKGYGNNELNGNYYTTGTTDNADGTIQFVGGGRYAYGDNSNNINYPTVLDGGPENRYMAGTFGFATGTGNIVTLTVTDTNGNISTATANVSVNDVTAPSVVTQNISIDLDAIGNASITPADIDNGSTDACGIASLTLDNDTFDCSNVGDNTVILTVTDVNGNVASLPATVTVNDVTVPSVITQNISIDLDTNGNASITTTDIDNGSSDACGIASLTLDNDSFDCSNVGANTVTLTAKDVNGNAASLTATVTVNDVTAPSIVTQNISIDLDANGNTSITPADIDNGSNDACGIASLTLDNDTFDCSNVGANTVTLTATDVNENAASLTATVTVNDVTLPNVITQNITIELDENGEASITTADIDNGSNDACGIESYALDNDSFDCSNTGDNTVVLTVTDVNGNNASLTATVTVQDNIAPTVITQSYSIDLANGVADITPSNIDGGTFDNCDFTLSIDRDHFTCDDIGDHVVTLTATDASGNSSSETAIVSILGDVPTIGINDFNTVQTQKKNTIFLGFGPQSINLSTVVDGGSGFTYEWATSTGEVISNQANPTINPTVSTTYYVTVTNANGCTASTSIYVCVIDARAYDRKGRYKGKVLVCHHTNGKKGTKHVMISISKNAVMQHLTKHGIGTDHADSLGACNAQCVTNQTILARTKTINLSSVTTYPNPSSGIFEVRLSKAEDNTRLLLFDLTGKLILHKTISTKKASMGSNNLPSGVYILKVIYNDSISTKKLIIEKGK from the coding sequence ATGAATAAACTACTACTAAAAAAAGCATTTAACCATTGCTTTATCAAACAGAAAAAATATTTACCGTTTTTATTTGCGATATTTATTTCGACACAATTTTTAAATTCTCAAGTAACAATTTCACCTTGGGAAATAAACCAAGGAGCAGGTATTTTTACTCATTTTAATCCTAGCCATGGGCATCCAAGCGCTTATGCTCTAGCTAATATTCCTACAAGCAACAATCCTAATTGGAGTGCAGCACCTACGGATGCTAACGGAGCAATACAATACTCTGTTACATCAATTTTAACCAATTGCAGACAACAATTAAATTTCACTTACTTTCAGACATCTATAAATATACCTTCTGCATTTAATGTTAACGATTTAAATGTTAGTTTTTCTGCTGCAGATGATGGTGCAAGAGCATACATTTTTAATTCAGACCATCCTAATGGAGCATTTATAGGTCAAATTCAAGGAGTACCTGTAACGGCAAATTACGCTTCTTTGTCTAAAGCTGGAGAGTTAAACAGATTAGTAATTGTTCAATTTGACGATTGCCCTACAGGAAATAACCTTACTGGTGCACAAGTAAGAGTAAATGGTCAAACCGCACCAATAAGCAATGTTTCTATTACTGCAAATAAAGCTTCTTGCCCTTCTAAAACAGATGGTTCTGCAACAGCAAATTCTTCTGGCGGACAACCACCTTATACCTATGCATGGAGTAACGGTCAAACTACTCAGACAGCAACAAACTTAAGCCCAGGTAGCTATACGGTTACTGCTAGAGATGCAAACGGAACAACCTCTTCAGCATCAACTGTAGTTGGAAGTGCTACTGGAGCTGATAAAGATGGTGATGGAATTATAGATTCTTGTGATTTAGATGATGATAATGATGGTGTTTTAGATACTGATGAATGTTTGGATTCAAATTTTTTCTGGTCTAGTGCACCTACAGTTAATGGAAAAACAGCTACAGGAATGATAAATGGTATAGGGTATACTTATACTTCGACTGTAAATGTTAGAAGCACTAGCAACATGTTTTCCCACAGTACATTTCCAGCTTCATACAATGTACCAAATGCTAATCCAACTATTCAAAATATTGAACCTAGTTCTAATACACTTACTTTTGATCAACCAATGACAAATCCTGTATTGGTTTTTTCTTCAATTGGAGGCGGCCCTATTTCGGTCCCTATTAATTTTAGTGCTCCAGTAGATGTCTTATGGTCAACTCATGTAGGTAATGGATCATCATTTGTACAGAATTCTCCGACTCAAATTACAGGAAAAGAAGCATATACTATTGTAAGAATGAATGGTACTTTTTCAAGTATTTCTTTCGATTACTTAATCTATGAAAATTATGTGAATTTTGCCTTTGGTGCAGATTTCTTTGAATTTTGTGATACTGATGGTGATGGAATAGATGATGTTTTTGATACCGATTCTGACAATGATGGTTGTCCTGATGCTATAGAAGCTGGTCATTTAGACAATGATAATAATGGTGTTTTAGGATCATCTCCAGTAGCAGTTGATGCTAACGGATTAGTCTTAAATCAAGGAGGGTATTCTGGAACAACTGCTTTAGTTATTGATGATCAACAAAATGGTTGTAATGAACCACCTGTTGCATCCTGTAAAAATATCACAGTATCTGCAGATGAAAATTGTTCAGCAAGTATTCTATACACAGACATAGATAATGGTTCCTCAGATCCTGATGGAGATGTTTTAACCTATTCTTTAAGTACTAATGGTCCATTTACTTTAGGTACACACAGTGTAACTTTAACAGTAACAGATCCTAGTGGAGAAAGTAGTTCATGTACTACAACTATAACTGTTGAAGACACAACGGCTCCAGTTACGCCAACTTTAGCTGATATTTTAGGTGAATGTTCCGCGACTGCTACCACACCAACTACTACAGATAATTGTGCTGGTACAATAACGGGAACAACTAATGATTCTTTAGAATATAAAACTCAAGGAAATCACCAAATTACTTGGTCTTTTGATGATGGTAATGGAAACATTGCAACAGCCACACAAAATGTAATTGTTAGTGATGTAACAGCTCCAACAGTTATTACACAAGACATTTCTATTGATTTAGATGCAAATGGTAATGCCATTATTACTCCACAACAAATAGACAATGGTTCTAATGATGCATGTGGAATTGAAAGTATCACTTTAGACAATAATTCTTTTGATTGTTCTAATGTTGGAGGTGGAAATACCGAAAATCAATTAGCATACATGAGTCAAACTAACCAAGGATGGCAGAATTGGACTGGTGAATTAGGGTTAGATTTCGACCTAACTTCTAACTTAACCATAAATACACTTGGAGCTTTTGATCATAATTCTGATGGAATTAACGGTGGTATTAATGGCGGTATACGAGTTGCTATTTTTAATAGAAACACCCAAACAATTGTTCAAGGTTTAGATATAACTATAGCTGGTTCTGGAGATCCTTTAGTTGATAATTTTAGAATAAGAGCTATAAGTCCAGTAGTATTAGGTACTGGTCAGTATACTATTGTAGCTAAAGGTTATGGTAATAATGAACTAAATGGTAATTATTATACAACTGGAACAACAGATAATGCAGATGGTACAATTCAATTTGTTGGTGGAGGAAGATATGCTTATGGAGACAATTCAAATAACATTAACTACCCAACTGTTCTTGATGGCGGCCCTGAAAATAGATATATGGCTGGTACTTTCGGCTTTGCAACAGGAACTGGAAATATAGTTACACTTACAGTTACAGACACAAATGGTAATATTTCTACAGCTACAGCAAATGTTTCTGTAAACGATGTTACTGCTCCAAGTGTAGTTACTCAAAACATCTCTATTGATTTAGATGCTATCGGAAATGCTTCTATTACACCAGCTGATATAGACAATGGTTCTACTGATGCATGTGGAATAGCAAGTTTAACTTTAGACAATGATACTTTTGATTGCTCTAATGTTGGTGATAATACAGTTATATTAACTGTAACTGATGTAAACGGAAACGTTGCTTCTTTACCTGCAACTGTTACTGTAAACGATGTTACTGTTCCAAGTGTAATCACTCAAAATATTTCAATAGATTTAGATACTAATGGAAACGCTTCTATTACAACTACTGATATTGATAACGGTTCTAGTGACGCTTGCGGAATAGCAAGTTTAACTTTAGACAATGATTCGTTTGATTGTTCTAATGTTGGTGCTAATACAGTTACTTTAACTGCTAAAGATGTAAACGGAAACGCTGCTTCTTTAACTGCAACAGTTACTGTAAACGATGTTACTGCTCCAAGTATAGTTACACAAAACATCTCTATTGATTTAGATGCGAATGGTAATACTTCTATTACTCCTGCGGATATTGATAACGGTTCTAATGACGCTTGTGGAATAGCAAGTTTAACTTTAGACAATGATACTTTTGACTGTTCTAATGTTGGCGCTAATACAGTTACCTTAACAGCTACAGATGTAAACGAAAACGCTGCTTCTTTAACTGCAACGGTTACAGTAAATGATGTTACTTTACCAAATGTAATCACACAAAACATTACAATTGAATTAGATGAAAATGGTGAAGCTTCAATCACTACTGCTGATATAGACAACGGATCTAATGATGCCTGTGGTATTGAATCATATGCTTTAGACAATGATTCTTTTGATTGTTCTAATACTGGAGATAATACGGTGGTTTTAACGGTTACTGATGTAAACGGAAACAATGCTTCTTTAACTGCTACAGTTACTGTTCAAGACAACATTGCTCCTACTGTAATTACTCAAAGTTATTCAATTGATTTAGCTAATGGGGTTGCAGATATTACTCCAAGTAATATTGATGGTGGAACTTTTGATAATTGTGATTTTACACTTTCAATTGATAGAGATCATTTTACCTGTGATGATATAGGAGATCATGTGGTTACTTTAACCGCTACAGATGCTTCTGGTAACTCAAGTTCAGAAACTGCAATCGTTTCTATTCTTGGTGATGTACCAACAATAGGTATCAATGATTTTAATACAGTACAAACTCAAAAGAAAAATACTATTTTCTTAGGTTTTGGACCTCAAAGTATTAATCTATCTACAGTTGTTGATGGTGGAAGTGGATTTACATATGAATGGGCAACTTCTACAGGAGAAGTAATATCTAACCAAGCAAATCCAACTATTAATCCAACAGTAAGTACAACTTACTATGTAACTGTTACCAATGCTAATGGATGTACTGCTTCAACTTCAATTTATGTTTGTGTTATTGATGCTAGAGCTTATGATAGAAAAGGTAGATACAAAGGAAAAGTATTAGTATGTCACCATACAAATGGTAAAAAAGGAACCAAGCATGTTATGATTAGCATTAGTAAAAATGCTGTTATGCAACATTTAACTAAACATGGTATAGGAACAGATCATGCAGATAGTTTAGGTGCTTGTAATGCTCAGTGTGTAACAAATCAAACTATTTTAGCAAGAACTAAAACTATTAATTTAAGTTCTGTAACTACATATCCAAATCCTTCAAGTGGAATTTTTGAAGTGAGGTTAAGTAAAGCTGAAGATAATACTCGTTTATTACTTTTTGATTTAACTGGTAAACTTATTCTTCATAAAACTATTAGTACTAAAAAAGCTAGTATGGGAAGTAATAACTTACCGTCTGGTGTATACATTCTTAAAGTTATTTACAACGATAGTATTAGTACTAAAAAACTAATAATAGAAAAAGGAAAATAA
- a CDS encoding energy transducer TonB, which yields MKSSITFFFLFLISFSFSQENFDYQKYSNPDPENELSIYFKKHIPEQLLTNITYSKNKSNLIVSFYINKEGIPYNVNINSSRNSKLNKILRKKVESYPFNKMDIKLDTSKKYSFQIISKNENINRINCSSKLIIESAPICNNCNDLNFYQDIVRCVEDKIKNHFINSIDFSISSNFKNQEKLNIHLELSLDNNGTLNLDKIKKADEIFYSEINSSVKSFPKLIASSSINNTFKKFKHNIYLNFNKGKKPKFDKPIFNNFDSIFKPNSENNLASYFSKNLNATELQNANLNRVNKKLSIFFEINKKNKLHNIRTNSRSNILEQKIISLFKNFNIEELNLVDKHHFNSYFTPIIVFENEKNIIKTNSIIGYNRIPIFPKCRKSKDLVNAKKCFNTNIQKHFSKNFNSRLPNNLGLSPGRKRVFISFTINKKGFVSKVNVRAPHPKLKKEIIRVIKKLPRVKPAIFGRKLANIKYSIPFTLIVE from the coding sequence ATGAAATCTTCTATTACATTTTTCTTTCTTTTCTTAATTTCTTTTAGTTTTTCACAGGAAAACTTTGATTATCAAAAATACTCAAATCCAGATCCTGAAAATGAATTATCAATATATTTTAAGAAACATATTCCTGAACAATTATTAACAAATATAACTTACTCTAAAAATAAATCTAATTTAATTGTCTCTTTTTACATCAATAAAGAAGGTATTCCATATAATGTTAACATCAATTCATCTAGAAACAGTAAACTAAATAAAATATTAAGAAAGAAAGTAGAGAGTTATCCATTTAATAAAATGGATATCAAACTCGATACTAGTAAAAAATATTCTTTTCAAATAATTTCAAAAAACGAAAATATTAATCGAATAAACTGTAGTTCTAAATTAATTATTGAATCTGCACCAATTTGTAACAATTGTAATGATTTAAATTTTTATCAAGATATAGTAAGATGTGTAGAAGATAAAATAAAGAATCATTTTATTAATTCTATTGACTTTTCAATTTCGAGTAATTTTAAAAATCAAGAAAAATTAAACATACATTTAGAGTTATCATTAGATAATAACGGTACTCTAAATTTAGATAAAATTAAAAAAGCTGATGAGATTTTTTATTCCGAAATAAACAGCTCTGTAAAAAGTTTCCCTAAATTAATTGCCTCAAGCTCAATAAATAATACATTTAAAAAATTTAAACACAATATATATTTAAATTTTAATAAAGGTAAAAAACCAAAGTTTGACAAACCAATCTTTAATAATTTTGATAGTATTTTTAAACCTAATTCAGAAAACAACTTAGCTTCTTATTTTTCAAAAAACTTAAATGCTACAGAATTACAAAATGCCAATTTAAATAGAGTAAATAAAAAACTATCTATATTTTTTGAAATTAATAAAAAAAACAAACTTCATAATATAAGAACTAATTCTCGTTCTAATATATTAGAGCAAAAGATAATTTCTTTATTTAAAAATTTTAACATTGAAGAACTTAATCTTGTCGACAAGCATCATTTTAATAGTTATTTCACACCTATAATTGTATTTGAAAATGAAAAAAACATCATAAAAACAAATAGTATTATTGGTTATAATCGTATTCCAATTTTTCCAAAATGCAGGAAATCGAAAGATCTTGTTAATGCAAAAAAATGCTTTAACACCAATATTCAAAAGCATTTTAGCAAAAATTTCAATTCGAGATTACCTAATAATCTAGGGTTAAGTCCTGGTAGGAAAAGAGTTTTTATATCTTTTACAATAAACAAAAAAGGTTTTGTTTCTAAAGTTAATGTTAGAGCACCACATCCTAAATTAAAAAAAGAGATCATAAGAGTAATAAAAAAGTTACCGCGTGTAAAACCTGCTATTTTTGGAAGAAAATTAGCTAACATTAAATATTCTATTCCTTTTACTTTAATCGTAGAATAA
- the trmD gene encoding tRNA (guanosine(37)-N1)-methyltransferase TrmD, with product MRIDIISVAPDLLESPFNHSIIKRAQDKGLAEIVVHDLRTYGLGNYKQIDDTQFGGGAGMVLMIEPISNCIKKLQTERKYDEIIYMTPDAKTLNQATANTLSLQENILILTGHYKGVDQRIRDKYITKEISIGDYVLTGGELAAAVLVDAVVRLIPGVIGDEQSALTDSFQDNLLSPPVFTRPSNFEGMKVPEILLSGNFPKIDDWRSEKAFERTQQIRPDLLKDNE from the coding sequence ATGCGAATAGATATTATTTCCGTTGCTCCAGACTTACTAGAAAGTCCGTTTAATCATTCTATTATAAAAAGAGCACAAGACAAAGGCTTGGCAGAAATTGTGGTACACGATTTACGCACCTACGGTTTAGGAAATTACAAACAAATAGATGATACGCAGTTTGGTGGTGGTGCTGGTATGGTTTTAATGATTGAACCAATTTCTAATTGTATTAAAAAGTTGCAAACAGAAAGGAAATACGATGAAATAATCTATATGACTCCAGATGCAAAAACCTTAAATCAAGCTACCGCAAATACGCTTTCGTTACAAGAAAACATCTTAATTCTTACGGGTCATTATAAAGGTGTTGATCAACGGATTAGAGACAAATATATTACCAAAGAAATATCTATTGGTGATTATGTTTTAACAGGTGGTGAATTAGCCGCAGCAGTTTTAGTGGATGCAGTTGTTCGATTAATTCCTGGTGTTATTGGTGATGAGCAATCTGCATTGACAGATTCTTTTCAAGACAATTTATTATCGCCTCCTGTATTTACAAGACCTTCGAATTTTGAAGGTATGAAAGTCCCAGAGATTTTATTATCGGGTAATTTTCCAAAAATTGACGATTGGCGTTCAGAAAAAGCTTTTGAAAGAACGCAACAAATAAGACCTGATTTATTAAAAGATAATGAATAA